From a region of the Rhipicephalus microplus isolate Deutch F79 chromosome X, USDA_Rmic, whole genome shotgun sequence genome:
- the LOC142775300 gene encoding ubiquitin-conjugating enzyme E2 Z-like, which translates to MDEPRRSAATCNVETALAQPKQPSEQCLLRLNQDLKNIIDNPVPGIFVEPEKGDVTYVHAIIVGPDNTTCQGGLFHFVLKFPLNYPDCPPQVRFMTTDGGRVRFNRKLYSSGLVSLGIPGTFHGPSWNPEMTLKTMVVSIQSLLIEQPLAYEPALGLEFETWLEKTIGYNANMRFQTIKVAICDALEACLLGNSLYPQDLQMTVMKHFVEQYANYETVAFLLLDQDSSEQESQQHAALLERLQDLHDRILLNTPTMSKLWQCVMNF; encoded by the coding sequence ATGGACGAACCTCGGCGAAGTGCAGCTACGTGCAATGTGGAGACCGCATTGGCCCAGCCCAAGCAGCCGTCGGAGCAGTGTCTGCTGAGACTCAACCAGGACCTCAAGAACATCATTGACAACCCTGTGCCAGGAATCTTCGTCGAGCCTGAAAAAGGCGACGTCACCTACGTCCACGCCATCATCGTGGGACCCGACAACACGACGTGCCAGGGAGGCTTGTTCCATTTCGTGCTGAAGTTCCCCCTCAACTACCCAGACTGTCCACCGCAGGTACGGTTCATGACAACCGACGGCGGAAGGGTGCGCTTCAACCGGAAACTGTACAGCAGTGGGCTCGTCTCGCTCGGTATTCCGGGAACGTTTCATGGACCCTCGTGGAACCCGGAGATGACCCTTAAGACAATGGTGGTGTCGATCCAGTCGTTGCTCATCGAGCAGCCGTTAGCCTATGAACCTGCACTGGGACTGGAGTTCGAAACTTGGCTTGAAAAGACGATTGGTTACAACGCCAATATGCGCTTCCAGACCATCAAGGTCGCAATTTGCGACGCACTCGAGGCTTGCCTCCTCGGCAACTCGTTGTACCCGCAGGACCTGCAGATGACTGTCATGAAGCACTTCGTAGAACAATATGCCAACTACGAAACTGTAGCCTTCCTTCTACTTGACCAAGACTCGAGCGAGCAGGAATCTCAGCAGCACGCAGCGCTACTCGAGAGACTGCAGGACTTGCATGATCGCATACTGCTAAATACCCCAACGATGAGTAAATTGTGGCAATGCGTCATGAACTTCTAG